Genomic segment of Amphibacillus xylanus NBRC 15112:
TACCTAGAATTGTGAAAAACGACGCCGATTTAGAACGAATTATCAAGGCTGTTGATGAGCCTGAAAACGGTCTAACACTATGCTCTGGTTCACTCGGTGCAAATCTAGATAATGATTTAGTTGCTATTTTTGATAAATATACAGCAATGGATCGAGCGCCATTCCTTCATATCCGAAATGTTAAACACAATGAAAAAGGCGATTTCCATGAGGTTGCCCATAAAGACGAAACTGGATCAGTAGATGTTAAAGGGATTATTAAAGTTCTACACAAAAATAATTACAAAGGTTATTGGCGTCCAGACCATGGTCGTATGATTTGGGGCGAAGAAGGTCGTCCAGGTTATGGATTATATGATCGTGCATTGGGAGCAAGCTATATTCAAGGTATTTGGGATATTCTAGAGGAGGAAAGGTAAGCATGAAGCCAATACATCATAACTTAAAAGGGAAAGTTGCAGTAGTCACAGGTGGCGGAGGAGTTCTGTGTGGCTCGATGGCTAAAGAATTAGCTAAACATGGAATGAAAATTGCAATCCTTAATTATCCAAAAGAATATGGCGATCAAACTGCTGAAGCAATCAACGATGCTGGTGGTGAAGCCATTTCAGTATTTTGTGATGTAACAAAGCACGATGTTGTTACGCAAGCTAAAGATGAAGTTATTAAGGCATTTGGACGTGTTGATCTCTTGATTAATGGTGCGGGTGGAAATCACCCTGGTGGATCGACAACAAATGAATATTATAATGAGGCTGACGTAGCGAATGAGGAAGTTAGAAGCTTCTTTGATTTAACAGTTGATGGCTTTAATCATGTGTTTAATTTGAACCTCATGGGTACATTAATTCCTTCTCAAGTATTTACAAAGGAATTATTAAAAACTAAAGGGTCAATTATTAATATGTCATCTATGAGTGCACCATCTCCAATGACAAAAGTTCCAGCATATAGTGCGGCAAAAGCTGGTATCGAAAACTTTACTAAATGGATGGCTGTTCACTTCGGAGAAACTGGAATCCGTGTTAATGCTATTGCACCTGGTTTCTTCTTAACAGAACAAAATCGTCAACTGTTAACAAATGAAGATGGCTCATTTACGCCACGTACGACAAAAATTTTATCACAAACACCTATGAACCGCCTTGGAAAACCTGAAGATCTCCACGGTGCACTATTATGGTTAGCTGATGATGAGTATAGTGGGTTTGTTACTGGTATTAGCGTGCCAATTGATGGTGGATTCATGGCATACTCAGGCGTTTAGGAAGGGGTTCAATCAAGATGCTAACTGCATTAAAAAGAGATAAATTAGTAGCTATATTTAGAAAGGTGCCAAATGCAGCTGCGATTGAAACGGCTAAAGCAGTTGTTCGTGGCGGGATTAATTTTATTGAAATAACTATGGATGCACCAAATGCCGACCTACAAATAAAAGAGGTTAGTAGTTACTTCAAAGGTGAAGACGTATTTGTTGGTGCTGGAACCGTATTAAGTGTTGAAATGGCTAAAAAAGCAATTGAAGCAGGTGCGCAATTCTTAGTGTCACCTAACTTAGATGAAGCAGTAGTTAAATACTGCCAAACACAAAATATTCCGATGTTCCCAGGTGTACTCACACCAACTGAGGCAGAACGAGCTAATCAACTAGGTTGCTCTTTTGTTAAGATTTTCCCAGCTGGATCAATGGGAGCGTCATATATTAAGAACTTAAAAGGCCCACTCAGCCATATCGATTTTATGGCAACTGGTGGTGTGAATTTAGATAACATCCAATCGTTCATTAAGAATGGTGCTGCTGCTATTGGATTAGGCAGTCAACTAGTTGATTTAAATAAAATTAATGATGGTAATTTTGAGTCAATCGAATCAGTTGCAAAGCAATACAGAGAGCTTGCAAAGGGTGTTTCCAATGACTGATGTTGTAACTTTAGGCGAAACAATGGTTTTATTTCAACCGAGTTCGCAAGGTAAAATTACAGATTCACAATATTTTCTAAAATCAATTGGTGGAGCTGAATCAAATGTCGCGCTAGCATTAGCGCGACTCAACCACCCTGTTCGATGGATCAGTAAATTAGGAAATGATCCATTTGGAAAACTCATTCTAAGAACGTTGCAAGCAGAGAACGTGAATGTTGAGCATGTAATAACAGATAGCGAAAATCCAACTGCGGTCTTTTTTAAAGAAGCAAGACCATTACGTGATCCTGCTGTTTATTATTACAGAAAGCATTCTGCTGCAAGTCATTTATCAGTTGATGACTTTGATGATCAATGGTTATTAGGTGCAAGACATTTACATATGACTGGTATAACACCTGCCTTAAGTCACGACTCCTTTTTATTGACAGAAGCTATCATGAAAAGAGCCCGTGAGCTCGGTCTAACTGTGTCATTTGATCCTAATATCCGTTTTAAACTATGGTCAAAGGAAGAAGCGAAAGAGAAGTTATTAAGGCTTTTACCATATAGTACAATTTTTATGCCGGGCGAAGATGAATTGGCTTTCCTATATCCAGAAGTGGAATCAACAGAGGATGCCGTTAAACAGATTCACGAACTTGGTGTTGATTTAATTGTAATTAAAAAAGGTGAACAAGGTTCTTATGCATCATTAAAAGGCAAAACAATAGCGAAGCCGGCATTCAAAATTGAACATGTTATTGATTCAGTTGGTGCAGGTGATGCGTTTTGTGCAGGCTTATTGCATGAGCTATTAAAAGGGGATTTGAAAAATATCACCTTGTCTCAGTTAGAGTTAGCGTTAGTTACAGCGAATACAATGGGTGCGTATGCGACTCAATTTAAAGGAGATTGGGAAGGCGCCCCAACAGAAGAAGAACTAAACGATTTATTAGGAAAATCAACTCTAATTGACCGCTAGTCATTTTTAATAATAGAAATTATATAAAGGAGACACAGCATGCGTCCTTTTATTCATGATGATTTTTTATTACAGTCAGAAGCAGCTCAATGGATATACCATGATTACGCAAAGAATTTACCGATTATTGATTATCATTGCCACTTGTCACCGGCTGAAATAGCTAATAATCAAAAATATGAAACGATTACTGAAATCTGGCTAGCTGGTGATCACTATAAATGGCGTGCAATGCGTGCGCTAGGTATTAATGAACATTATATAACAGGTGATGCACCTGCTATTGAGAAATTTCAAAAGTGGGCTAGCGTTGTTCCGAAGACAATCGGTAATCCGCTTTACCACTGGACTCACTTAGAATTAAAGCGATATTTTAACATTGATGTTCTATTAAGTGAATCAAATTGGAAGGAAGTTTGGGAGGAAACCAATCGCTTATTACAGCAAGATGATTTCCGTGCCCAAGCATTAATAACCCGATCAAATGTTGAGGCGATCTGTACAACAGATGATCCACTTGACTCACTTGAACACCATGATCGTATTAGACAGAATGATCAATTTAAGACTAAAGTTTTACCAACATTAAGACCTGACAGACTCATTGAAATTGGTGAAGAAGATTTTATAGATTATCTAACTCAAGTTGAACAGCGTTATCAGATTGAAGTAACAAATTGGGACAAAATGAAGCAGCTAGTCGATGAGATTGTAGCATCATTTCATGCTAAAGGCTGTCGACTTGCAGATCACGGTCTCCAACGCCTGCCATTTGTTCGTTCAACAACGATTCGTCTAGAGAGAATTTTATCTAAGAAACGCCTTGGCGAGGATTTATCTCGTTCAGAGATCGATCAGTTTAAAACAGAGATGTTAATCTTATTTGCTCATGCCTATCATCAAAGAAATTGGGTTATGCAATGGCATATTGGAGCAATTAGAAATAATAATCAACGTATGTTTAAACAAATAGGTAAAGATTCTGGTTATGATTCAATAGATGACTTTAATCTAGCTAAATCGCTAAACGGATTGTTGAATGCAATTGATGTAACTGATCAGTTGCCTAAAACAATTATCTATAATTTAAATCCAAATCATAATGAGGTGATAGCTACAGCTATTGGGAATTTCCAATCAGGAGAAGTTGTCGGTAAAGTTCAGTTTGGATCAGGGTGGTGGTTTAACGATCAGAAAATGGGTATGGAACGTCAGTTAAATGATTTAGCGCATTTCGGCATTTTATCTAGTTTTGTTGGAATGTTGACAGATTCAAGAAGTATGTTGTCCTACACTAGACATGAGTATTTCCGTAGAACATTAGCGAATTTATTAGGTGATTGGGTGGAACAAGGCCTTGTGCCAAATGATCGCGAACTGGTTGGTCAAGTCATGAGCGACATTAGTTACTACAATGCTAAACGGTATTTCTCATTCTAAGAATGTAAGCGGTAAATTTATTTTTAAAACTTAGTTAATTCGATAGACTAACTAAGTAAAAGGTGATAGAATAATAGTTGTAAACTACTGAAATTATTAATTAGGAGGTTTTAAGAAATGGCGTATTTTGATAATATCCCAAAAGTACAATATGAAGGTCGTCACTCAGATAACCCATATGCATTTAAGTTCTATAATCCAGAAGAAAAAATCGGTGGCAAGACGATGGAAGAAATCCTTCGTTTTGGTGTAGCATACTGGCACACATTTGTTGCTGATGGAACTGATCCATTTGGCGCAGGTACTGCGATTCGTCCATGGGATCACCTAAAAGGAATGGATTTAGCAAAAGCTCGTGTAGATGCTTCATTTGAATTCTATGAAAAACTAGGTGTACCTTACTTTGCATTCCACGATGTAGATATCGCACCTGAAGGTGATACATTACGTGAATCAAACAAGAACCTTGATGAAATTGTTGCAATGATTAAAGACTACATGAAAGATAGTAAAGTGAAACTACTTTGGAATACAGCAAATATGTTCACTAACCGTCGTTGGACACACGGTGCAGCAACTTCACCAAACGCAGATGTATTTGCTTATGCAGCTGCTAAAGTTAAAAAAGGTTTAGAGGTTGGTAAAGAATTAGGAGCAGAAAACTATGTATTCTGGGGCGGTCGTGAAGGTTACGAATCACTTCTAAATACAGACTTGAAATTTGAGCAAGATAACCTTGCAAGACTATTCCATATGGCTATTGATTACGCTAAGGAAATTGATTTTGACGCTCAGTTCTTAATCGAGCCTAAGCCAAAAGAGCCAACAACTCACCAATATGACTTTGATGTTGCAACAGGAATTGGATTCTTACATCAGTATGGCCTACAAGACCATATCAAGTTCAACATTGAAGCAAACCACGCTACATTAGCAGGACACACATTCGAGCATGAATTACGTGTTGCACGTGAAGCTGGTATGTTAGGATCAGTTGATGCTAACCAAGGTGATACATTATTAGGATGGGATACAGATGAGTTCCCAACAGATCTATATTCAACAACTCTAGCTATGTATGAAATTCTGAAAAATGGAGGCTTAGGCCGTGGTGGATTGAACTTTGACGCTAAAGTACGTCGTGGTTCATTCGAGAAAGA
This window contains:
- a CDS encoding bifunctional 4-hydroxy-2-oxoglutarate aldolase/2-dehydro-3-deoxy-phosphogluconate aldolase, whose amino-acid sequence is MLTALKRDKLVAIFRKVPNAAAIETAKAVVRGGINFIEITMDAPNADLQIKEVSSYFKGEDVFVGAGTVLSVEMAKKAIEAGAQFLVSPNLDEAVVKYCQTQNIPMFPGVLTPTEAERANQLGCSFVKIFPAGSMGASYIKNLKGPLSHIDFMATGGVNLDNIQSFIKNGAAAIGLGSQLVDLNKINDGNFESIESVAKQYRELAKGVSND
- the uxaC gene encoding glucuronate isomerase, whose amino-acid sequence is MRPFIHDDFLLQSEAAQWIYHDYAKNLPIIDYHCHLSPAEIANNQKYETITEIWLAGDHYKWRAMRALGINEHYITGDAPAIEKFQKWASVVPKTIGNPLYHWTHLELKRYFNIDVLLSESNWKEVWEETNRLLQQDDFRAQALITRSNVEAICTTDDPLDSLEHHDRIRQNDQFKTKVLPTLRPDRLIEIGEEDFIDYLTQVEQRYQIEVTNWDKMKQLVDEIVASFHAKGCRLADHGLQRLPFVRSTTIRLERILSKKRLGEDLSRSEIDQFKTEMLILFAHAYHQRNWVMQWHIGAIRNNNQRMFKQIGKDSGYDSIDDFNLAKSLNGLLNAIDVTDQLPKTIIYNLNPNHNEVIATAIGNFQSGEVVGKVQFGSGWWFNDQKMGMERQLNDLAHFGILSSFVGMLTDSRSMLSYTRHEYFRRTLANLLGDWVEQGLVPNDRELVGQVMSDISYYNAKRYFSF
- the xylA gene encoding xylose isomerase yields the protein MAYFDNIPKVQYEGRHSDNPYAFKFYNPEEKIGGKTMEEILRFGVAYWHTFVADGTDPFGAGTAIRPWDHLKGMDLAKARVDASFEFYEKLGVPYFAFHDVDIAPEGDTLRESNKNLDEIVAMIKDYMKDSKVKLLWNTANMFTNRRWTHGAATSPNADVFAYAAAKVKKGLEVGKELGAENYVFWGGREGYESLLNTDLKFEQDNLARLFHMAIDYAKEIDFDAQFLIEPKPKEPTTHQYDFDVATGIGFLHQYGLQDHIKFNIEANHATLAGHTFEHELRVAREAGMLGSVDANQGDTLLGWDTDEFPTDLYSTTLAMYEILKNGGLGRGGLNFDAKVRRGSFEKEDLFHAHIAGMDAFAVGLIVAQKMIDDKFFENIIEERYETFNSEIGKKILANETNLKELEAHAIDLKDINIRSGQVEKIKARINQYLLNI
- a CDS encoding sugar kinase — its product is MTDVVTLGETMVLFQPSSQGKITDSQYFLKSIGGAESNVALALARLNHPVRWISKLGNDPFGKLILRTLQAENVNVEHVITDSENPTAVFFKEARPLRDPAVYYYRKHSAASHLSVDDFDDQWLLGARHLHMTGITPALSHDSFLLTEAIMKRARELGLTVSFDPNIRFKLWSKEEAKEKLLRLLPYSTIFMPGEDELAFLYPEVESTEDAVKQIHELGVDLIVIKKGEQGSYASLKGKTIAKPAFKIEHVIDSVGAGDAFCAGLLHELLKGDLKNITLSQLELALVTANTMGAYATQFKGDWEGAPTEEELNDLLGKSTLIDR
- a CDS encoding SDR family oxidoreductase, with the translated sequence MKPIHHNLKGKVAVVTGGGGVLCGSMAKELAKHGMKIAILNYPKEYGDQTAEAINDAGGEAISVFCDVTKHDVVTQAKDEVIKAFGRVDLLINGAGGNHPGGSTTNEYYNEADVANEEVRSFFDLTVDGFNHVFNLNLMGTLIPSQVFTKELLKTKGSIINMSSMSAPSPMTKVPAYSAAKAGIENFTKWMAVHFGETGIRVNAIAPGFFLTEQNRQLLTNEDGSFTPRTTKILSQTPMNRLGKPEDLHGALLWLADDEYSGFVTGISVPIDGGFMAYSGV